CGAATTCCTTGAGCCCGATGAGTGCTCCTAACGGTACACCTATGAGCGAACCCAGTATCGTAGCACTTCCAGAGACGTAAAGCGAAAGGATTGTGACCTGCACGACGTCGTAAGAAATTGCATCCGTCATTCAAATCCCCTGTGCGACTCTTGGGCCTATCACGAAATAAGGCGATATAGGTTACCACCAGTTATTTCTTTCTGACGCGGAGATTTGAATTTCGGCGGTGGACGAAACTGATAACATGATAGCGCCAGGACCAGCGTTTGGTACGAAGAGTTTGTGACCGTATGCGTCTGTGAAGTTTCCGATCATTTGCTGGATCTCAGGGGATGTGATCCAATTTACAAAGTCGATTGCAAGTGTGTAATTAATGTGGGGCCACCGTGTATGATTAATTGGAATTACGCTATATTGATTGTATAGAATTGGATCTCCTTTAAATAAGATTTCGAGGTCTGGAATTATTCCTGTTTCCTTCCTCGTATAAAAGGTTGCCTCATCTGACAGTGTATATCCTCGCTCTTCTTGCGCGATATCAAGCACGGCACCCATGCCCTGACCAGTGCTTAAATACCAAGTATTACTGAAAGTCGAAGTATTCATACCCAATAAGGACCAAATTTTTCTTTCTTTTGCATGAGTTCCCGAGTTATCGCCTCTGGAAACAAAGATAGCCTTACCACTCGTACCATTTTGATATATTTTCAAGAATGCTTCCGTTGCGTTACTAGCCTGCGATATGTTCGCTGGGTCTTCCGCCGGACCAACGATAACAAACTGATTATAGCACACAAGTCTTCGGAACTCCCCATAGCCATCTTTCACGAATTGCTTTTCGACATCTGGTGAATGCACAAGGAGTATATCCACGTCCCCATTTTTGCCAAGCTCCATTGCCTGACCACTCCCGACAGCGATAACGTCGACTTTGCAGTTGTATCGCTTTTCAAAGTCAGGCAAGATGTAATTAA
This region of Methanomassiliicoccales archaeon genomic DNA includes:
- a CDS encoding substrate-binding domain-containing protein encodes the protein MKGKKITAIIIVLIIAALILAVVPLALQQKQTLRLATTTSAYDSGLLNYILPDFEKRYNCKVDVIAVGSGQAMELGKNGDVDILLVHSPDVEKQFVKDGYGEFRRLVCYNQFVIVGPAEDPANISQASNATEAFLKIYQNGTSGKAIFVSRGDNSGTHAKERKIWSLLGMNTSTFSNTWYLSTGQGMGAVLDIAQEERGYTLSDEATFYTRKETGIIPDLEILFKGDPILYNQYSVIPINHTRWPHINYTLAIDFVNWITSPEIQQMIGNFTDAYGHKLFVPNAGPGAIMLSVSSTAEIQISASERNNWW